One segment of Salvia splendens isolate huo1 chromosome 20, SspV2, whole genome shotgun sequence DNA contains the following:
- the LOC121782839 gene encoding LOW QUALITY PROTEIN: 2-(3-amino-3-carboxypropyl)histidine synthase subunit 1-like (The sequence of the model RefSeq protein was modified relative to this genomic sequence to represent the inferred CDS: inserted 1 base in 1 codon) produces the protein MAEPIAPNQLVLEQQQPPPKPRPKRFVKNQIPDSLLNDAALNAAISLLPANYNFEIHKIIWRARSSNATRVALQLPEGLLMYSLVISDILATFAAVTHCXILGDVTYGACCVDDLSARAVDVHLLVHFGHSCLVPIDSTTVPVLYIFVEIAINTRKLLHELNFNFSPDQISNFVMAGTIQFSNAIRVVKPELEKLGFRVLIPQSKPLSAGEVLGCTAPSVKIQDCAGKDSVIIFVADGRFHLEAFMIANPDIKAFRYDPYLGKLFLEEYDHVGMKENRRKAIERAKGAKTWGIVLGTLGRQGNASVLNRLEGKMRDKGLDFMVVLISELSPKKIELFGDAVDAWVQIACPRLSIDWGDAFKKPLLTSFEAEIALGDLPGWWERKLECNDSSECGQNEGCCGNGNMQKGVDYPMDYYAQDGGEWNSSYSKKLARNRGKNNQCCNGNSVRC, from the exons ATGGCTGAACCAATCGCCCCCAACCAGTTAGTGCTGGAGCAGCAGCAGCCTCCTCCAAAACCGCGACCCAAGCGCTTCGTGAAGAACCAAATCCCCGACTCCCTCCTCAACGACGCTGCGCTCAACGCCGCCATCTCCCTCCTCCCAGCCAACTACAATTTCGAGATTCACAAAATCATCTGGCGCGCGCGCTCCTCCAACGCCACCCGCGTCGCTCTCCAGCTCCCGGAGGGCCTCCTCATGTACTCGCTCGTCATCTCCGACATCCTCGCCACCTTCGCCGCCGTCACCCACT TCATCCTCGGCGACGTCACCTACGGCGCCTGCTGCGTCGACGACCTCTCCGCGCGCGCCGTCGACGTCCACCTCCTCGTGCACTTCGGCCACAGCTGCCTCGTCCCCATCGATTCCACCACCGTCCCCGTGCTCTACATCTTCGTCGAGATCGCAATCAACACGCGGAAGCTCCTCCACGAGCTGAATTTCAATTTCAGCCCTGATCAGATCAGTAATTTCGTCATGGCTGGAACTATTCAATTTTCCAATGCGATCCGCGTGGTGAAGCCGGAGCTGGAGaaattagggtttagggttttgatTCCCCAATCGAAGCCCCTTTCTGCGGGTGAGGTCCTCGGGTGCACTGCACCAAGCGTGAAGATACAAGATTGTGCGGGAAAGGACAGTGTGATTATCTTTGTGGCAGATGGAAGGTTCCATTTGGAGGCGTTTATGATTGCAAATCCGGATATTAAGGCTTTTAGATATGATCCTTATTTGGGGAAGCTGTTCTTGGAGGAGTATGATCACGTGGGGATGAAGGAGAATAGGAGAAAGGCGATAGAGAGAGCAAAGGGGGCGAAAACATGGGGAATTGTATTGGGGACGTTAGGCAGGCAAGGGAATGCTTCTGTGTTGAACAGGTTGGAAGGGAAAATGAGGGATAAAGGATTGGATTTTATGGTGGTTTTGATATCCGAATTGTCGCCTAAGAAGATTGAGCTGTTCGGGGATGCAGTTGATGCTTGGGTTCAGATTGCATGTCCCAGACTGTCTATTGATTGGGGAGATGCGTTTAAGAAGCCGTTGTTGACATCCTTTGAGGCTGAGATTGCACTAGGGGATTTGCCTGGGTGGTGGGAGAGAAAATTAGAGTGTAATGACAGTTCAGAATGTGGCCAGAATGAAGGTTGTTGTGGAAATGGCAATATGCAAAAGGGTGTGGATTATCCAATGGATTATTATGCACAGGATGGAGGGGAGTGGAATTCTTCTTACTCGAAGAAGCTTGCTCGTAATCGTGGGAAAAATAATCAGTGTTGCAATGGAAATAGTGTGAGATGTTAA
- the LOC121781692 gene encoding protein IWS1 homolog 1-like, translated as MDFPLLNCSFKLRRNGVGGLRDEEADPEIEEMWDTVAGGDSEEDQDGVRTIYVDNFIDDSGVDPAHRYGSDNENSPSHAPQAKEGEEDADINELFKIGKKRKKTEKSAAEVALLVESVMAELEVVAEEDAELNQKQLQQEFLDHGVLTLLKNWLEPLPDGSLPNINICSAVLRILFDLPIDLDQFGRREQLKKSGLGKVIMFLSKSDEETTGNRKLAKELVGKWSRLIFNKSTRFEEMKNFDDERVMRRPPVKRVMSKGSGMPSADCDIDLSKESPKYGVKSGLSSSNQHASRPEAMSMDFLVRPQSKVDPDKVRARAKQVVQDQHRAKMNKKLQQQLKGPKRKQLQATKLSVEGGGMVKYL; from the exons ATGGATTTTCCACTCTTGAATTGTTCTTTTAAGCTTAGGAGGAATGGAGTAGGAGGACTGAGGGATGAGGAAGCTGATCCCGAGATAGAGGAGATGTGGGACACAGTTGCGGGTGGTGATTCTGAG GAGGATCAAGATGGCGTTAGGACCATCTATGTTGATAACTTCATTGATGACAGTGGTGTCGATCCTGCTCATCGATATGGAAGTGATAATGAAAACTCTCCAAGTCATGCTCCCCAG GCtaaagaaggagaagaagatgcAGACATAAATGAGCTCTTCAAAATTggcaagaaaagaaagaaaactgAAAAAAGTGCTGCCGAGGTTGCTCTCCTTGTTGAAAGTGTTATGGCAGAACTGGAGGTGGTTGCTGAGGAAGATGCCGAACTTAATCA AAAACAACTCCAGCAAGAATTTTTGGATCATGGAGTTTTGACTCTCCTGAAGAACTGGCTTGAGCCTCTACCTGATGGGAGTTtgccaaacatcaacatctGTTCTGCAGTTCTCAGGATTCTGTTTGAT CTTCCAATTGATTTGGATCAGTTTGGTCGAAGAGAACAATTAAAGAAAAGTGGCCTTGGAAAG GTCATTATGTTTTTGTCGAAATCGGATGAGGAGACTACAGGCAACCGAAAACTTGCTAAAGAATTGGTTGGCAAATGG AGCCGTCTAATTTTCAACAAGAGCACAAGGTTTGAGGAGATGAAGAACTTTGACGATGAAAGAGTTATGAGGCGGCCTCCTGTCAAAAG GGTGATGAGCAAAGGATCAGGAATGCCATCTGCAGACTGTGACATTGATTTATCAAAAGAATCTCCAAAGTAT GGGGTAAAATCTGGCCTGTCATCTTCTAATCAGCATGCTTCTAGACCAGAAGCAATGTCAATGGATTTTTTGGTTCGTCCTCAGTCCAAGGTTGATCCAGATAAAGTGAGAGCTCGGGCTAAACAAGTGGTACAAGATCAGCATCGTGCGAAG ATGAACAAGAAGCTGCAGCAGCAGTTGAAAGGGCCAAAGAGAAAGCAGCTACAGGCTACAAAGCTGAGTGTTGAAGGTGGTGGTATGGTGAAATATCTGTAG